In a single window of the Chloroflexota bacterium genome:
- a CDS encoding phytanoyl-CoA dioxygenase family protein, producing the protein MIDIKTLTRLTPAQREYWDTQGYLVLPGVLSSDEIARLSDAVDRLDEASQRAGRSRNEWLSTLNVIEEDEAFLDLIDHPNHLGIVMDLMGATIQLLASQVMVRPPTPHPGSRWHYDGPKPYPFPSAGGLTPLLHLKIGWFLTDVDAPDMGNFLLIPGSHRGNFPHEVADAETLASPSRFQEVDEIDAGVPGAKQLLLRAGDAMLFHNALWHSVSRNTSNVRRKNLFYVYSPIWMRLGDRVASSPELIARADPVRRQLLGVLDHDPAGVHPTDADAPLIRLWEGRGYDDVWVDQVMKYIGVDGS; encoded by the coding sequence GTGATCGACATCAAGACCCTCACGCGCCTGACGCCGGCGCAGCGTGAGTACTGGGACACGCAGGGCTACTTGGTGCTGCCCGGCGTGCTGTCGTCCGACGAAATCGCGCGGCTCAGCGACGCCGTGGATCGCCTCGACGAGGCTTCGCAGCGCGCCGGACGTTCCCGCAACGAGTGGCTGAGCACCCTCAACGTGATCGAGGAGGACGAGGCCTTCCTCGATCTCATCGATCACCCCAATCACCTGGGCATCGTGATGGACCTGATGGGCGCCACGATCCAGCTGCTTGCGTCGCAGGTGATGGTGCGCCCACCGACGCCGCATCCGGGCAGCCGCTGGCACTACGACGGCCCCAAGCCCTATCCGTTTCCGAGCGCCGGCGGGCTGACGCCTTTGCTGCACCTGAAGATCGGCTGGTTCCTGACCGACGTGGACGCGCCCGACATGGGCAACTTCCTGCTGATTCCCGGCAGCCACCGCGGCAACTTTCCGCACGAGGTCGCCGACGCCGAAACCCTCGCCTCGCCGAGCCGCTTCCAGGAGGTCGACGAGATCGACGCCGGCGTGCCGGGCGCCAAGCAGCTGCTGCTGCGCGCGGGTGACGCGATGCTGTTTCACAACGCGCTCTGGCACTCGGTGTCGCGTAACACCTCAAACGTGCGGCGCAAGAACCTCTTCTACGTCTACTCCCCGATCTGGATGCGGCTGGGCGATCGCGTGGCCAGCTCGCCGGAGCTGATCGCGCGCGCCGACCCCGTGCGGCGGCAGCTCCTCGGCGTGCTGGATCACGATCCCGCGGGCGTGCATCCCACCGATGCCGACGCGCCGCTGATCCGCCTCTGGGAAGGCAGGGGCTACGACGACGTGTGGGTGGACCAGGTGATGAAATACATCGGCGTGGACGGGTCGTAG
- a CDS encoding SDR family NAD(P)-dependent oxidoreductase, with amino-acid sequence MRLEGKIAAITGGGSGIGRACALAFAREGADVAIGDLDPERAAGVADEVRALGRRAVDMPIDVTRQEDLDNFVDGVVSDLGGLTVWVGSAGVSIGAMFLDHTREDWRRLMDLNLDAVVFSAQTAARRMVAGGAGSIINIASIYGGLAVSERIAYCTSKAAVIMATQVMAVELAEHGVRANSIGPGYTDTPLFRGAREEGNEAIAPLLLRVPAGRLGTPEEIAAAAVFLASDESSFVTGHCLFADGGWVVNGNW; translated from the coding sequence ATGCGGCTGGAGGGCAAGATCGCCGCCATCACCGGCGGCGGCTCGGGCATTGGCCGCGCCTGCGCGCTGGCATTCGCGCGCGAGGGAGCGGACGTCGCGATCGGCGACCTCGATCCGGAACGGGCCGCCGGCGTGGCCGACGAGGTGCGGGCGCTCGGCCGACGCGCCGTGGACATGCCGATCGACGTGACCCGGCAGGAAGACCTGGACAACTTTGTCGACGGCGTCGTGAGCGACCTCGGCGGCCTCACCGTCTGGGTCGGCAGCGCGGGCGTTTCGATAGGAGCCATGTTCCTCGACCACACGCGCGAGGACTGGCGCCGCTTGATGGACCTCAATCTCGACGCCGTCGTCTTCAGTGCCCAGACGGCGGCCCGCCGCATGGTGGCCGGCGGCGCCGGCTCCATCATCAACATCGCCTCGATATACGGCGGTCTGGCGGTCAGCGAGCGCATCGCCTACTGCACCTCGAAAGCCGCGGTCATCATGGCCACGCAGGTCATGGCGGTCGAGCTGGCGGAGCATGGCGTGCGGGCCAACTCCATCGGCCCCGGCTATACCGACACGCCCCTCTTCCGCGGCGCCCGCGAGGAGGGCAACGAGGCCATCGCGCCGCTGCTGTTGCGTGTCCCGGCCGGGCGCCTGGGGACCCCCGAGGAGATCGCCGCGGCGGCCGTATTCCTGGCGTCGGATGAGTCGAGCTTCGTCACCGGCCATTGCCTCTTCGCCGACGGCGGCTGGGTGGTCAACGGCAACTGGTAG
- a CDS encoding dihydrodipicolinate synthase family protein: MPPSSERAIQELRGPAALVMAPFDDDLRLDLDALTSNIQFLLDGGLETGKGFIISPCGSGEYLTLSPSEHRDMVAASVEAAAGKIPVVAGAASLNLDEVIALSRGAVDAGAEYVMISPPCYYPISQEGMYEWYRILTESIDAGIMIYDQSWRQDIGTSLGVELIGRLAEFPGIVSLKYGAPNIIEPMVEALDRYADRFAFIDNSLGYTSTLAYMHGASGFISGPATWWPEFELEFFRLLEAGDFAGADRWHAKIGPYMWLHQSEGGPGWRELQDSAIIKAALDFVGLHGGPTRPPFRGVNDEERLVINAVLDDLGVRQAVPV, translated from the coding sequence ATGCCCCCTAGCAGCGAACGCGCCATACAAGAGTTGCGCGGCCCCGCCGCCCTGGTGATGGCGCCGTTCGACGACGACTTGAGGCTGGACCTTGACGCCCTCACCTCGAACATCCAATTCCTGCTGGACGGGGGACTCGAGACCGGCAAGGGATTCATCATCTCGCCGTGCGGCAGCGGCGAGTACCTGACCCTCTCGCCGTCGGAGCACCGCGACATGGTCGCGGCCTCGGTCGAAGCCGCCGCGGGCAAGATCCCGGTGGTGGCGGGCGCCGCGAGCCTGAACCTGGACGAGGTGATCGCCCTCTCACGGGGCGCGGTGGACGCCGGCGCGGAGTACGTGATGATCTCCCCGCCCTGCTACTACCCGATCAGCCAGGAGGGCATGTACGAGTGGTACCGGATCCTCACCGAGTCGATCGACGCCGGGATCATGATCTACGACCAGTCCTGGCGGCAGGACATCGGCACGTCCCTCGGCGTGGAGCTCATCGGGCGGCTGGCCGAGTTTCCGGGCATCGTGTCGCTCAAGTACGGTGCGCCGAACATCATCGAGCCCATGGTCGAGGCGCTGGATCGCTACGCCGACCGGTTCGCCTTCATCGACAACTCGCTGGGCTACACCTCCACGCTGGCCTACATGCACGGCGCCAGCGGGTTCATCTCCGGACCGGCGACCTGGTGGCCCGAGTTCGAGCTGGAGTTCTTCCGCCTGCTCGAGGCCGGAGACTTCGCCGGCGCGGACCGCTGGCACGCGAAGATCGGGCCCTACATGTGGCTGCACCAGAGCGAGGGCGGCCCCGGATGGCGGGAGCTGCAGGACTCGGCCATCATCAAGGCCGCGTTGGACTTTGTGGGGCTGCACGGCGGACCGACCCGGCCACCGTTCCGCGGCGTCAACGACGAGGAACGACTCGTGATCAATGCGGTTCTCGATGACCTGGGCGTGCGGCAGGCGGTGCCTGTCTAG
- a CDS encoding SDR family NAD(P)-dependent oxidoreductase — MGRLDGQVALVTGAGGAIGTAAALGLVRAGARVALTSRSPDRLAVAAAAVADASGAEVPTYVADFMDPSQVEALACWATETLGGVDVLVNNAGANSPHRSSATADAALDELFRINVTAGAILCRGLIPGMIERGGGTIVSVASFAVYSPGPLGGAAYAASKAALLNYMGSVNAEFRNRGIRACTVLPGEVDTPLLAQRPRPPTAEDRATMIGADDVADAIVFCAATPGRTLIEEISIRPTVLRDTTEDVRIALGQG, encoded by the coding sequence ATGGGTCGTTTGGACGGTCAGGTCGCGCTGGTCACGGGAGCCGGAGGCGCCATCGGCACCGCCGCCGCGCTCGGGCTCGTGCGCGCCGGCGCTCGGGTGGCGCTCACCAGCCGCAGCCCCGATCGCCTGGCCGTCGCCGCGGCCGCCGTCGCTGACGCGAGCGGCGCCGAGGTCCCGACCTACGTCGCGGATTTCATGGACCCATCCCAGGTCGAGGCGCTCGCGTGCTGGGCGACGGAGACCTTGGGAGGGGTCGACGTGCTGGTCAACAACGCCGGCGCCAACTCGCCCCACCGCAGCTCGGCGACGGCGGACGCCGCCCTCGATGAGCTCTTCCGCATCAACGTCACCGCCGGGGCGATCCTCTGCCGTGGGCTGATTCCCGGCATGATCGAGCGCGGCGGCGGCACGATCGTGAGCGTGGCGTCGTTCGCGGTCTACAGCCCGGGGCCGCTGGGCGGCGCGGCCTATGCGGCGTCCAAGGCGGCGCTGCTCAACTACATGGGCAGCGTCAACGCCGAGTTCCGCAACCGGGGTATCCGCGCCTGCACGGTCCTGCCCGGCGAGGTGGACACGCCGCTGCTCGCGCAGCGACCGCGCCCGCCGACGGCGGAGGACCGCGCCACCATGATCGGGGCCGACGACGTCGCCGACGCCATCGTCTTCTGCGCCGCCACGCCCGGGCGCACGCTCATCGAGGAAATCTCGATTCGGCCAACCGTGCTCCGCGACACGACCGAAGACGTGCGCATCGCACTAGGGCAAGGCTGA
- a CDS encoding alanine racemase, which translates to MTSEAVLSSREPSAAVGRAVADLETPALVIDLAVLDANIARMVATARTAGSRLRPHVKTHRMATVAARLRQAGAEGICCAKVGEAEAFADAGFDDIFIANQVVGASRLIRLVELAERTRLAVGVDHAEHVRMLGAAFASASATIDVSIEIDTGQCRTGVATAEAAVELARQTLDTDGLNLRGIYTHEGHDYQAADPAGVHAAAAESQQLMTGVADAIRAATRAPCEVSMGSSPSFLLESFHAPIDELRPGTAVFNDASHAHLLGHTEWCAATVLATVVNLPAPDRVVIDAGAKALTSDRRGPGVLANTGHGMVVGHPEAVITSVSDEHGVIAAPDASAFAIGQTLRVIPNHICPCVNLYDHAFAAREGIVEAVWHVTARGRSQ; encoded by the coding sequence ATGACGTCCGAAGCCGTGCTCTCCAGCCGGGAGCCTTCCGCCGCCGTCGGGCGAGCCGTGGCGGACCTCGAAACCCCGGCGCTGGTGATCGACCTCGCCGTGCTCGACGCCAATATCGCGCGCATGGTGGCCACCGCGCGCACGGCGGGCTCGCGGCTGCGTCCGCACGTCAAGACCCACCGCATGGCGACGGTCGCGGCGCGTCTGCGGCAGGCGGGCGCCGAGGGCATCTGCTGCGCCAAGGTCGGCGAGGCCGAGGCCTTTGCCGACGCCGGCTTTGACGACATCTTCATCGCCAACCAGGTCGTCGGCGCGTCGCGCCTGATTCGCCTCGTGGAGCTCGCCGAGCGCACCCGCCTCGCCGTGGGCGTCGATCATGCGGAGCACGTGCGGATGCTCGGCGCGGCCTTCGCGTCGGCGAGCGCGACGATCGACGTGTCAATCGAGATCGATACCGGCCAATGTCGCACCGGCGTTGCGACTGCCGAGGCTGCCGTCGAACTCGCGCGGCAGACGCTCGACACCGACGGCCTCAACCTGCGCGGCATCTACACCCACGAAGGGCATGACTATCAGGCCGCGGATCCGGCCGGCGTCCATGCCGCCGCCGCGGAGTCCCAGCAGCTGATGACCGGCGTCGCCGACGCGATCCGGGCTGCGACCCGTGCTCCGTGCGAGGTGAGCATGGGCTCGTCGCCGTCGTTCCTGCTCGAGTCGTTCCACGCGCCCATCGACGAGCTGCGCCCGGGCACGGCCGTGTTCAACGACGCGTCGCACGCGCACCTGCTGGGGCACACCGAGTGGTGCGCGGCGACGGTGCTGGCCACGGTGGTGAACCTGCCGGCGCCCGATCGGGTGGTCATCGACGCCGGCGCCAAGGCGCTCACCTCCGACCGTCGCGGCCCCGGCGTGCTGGCAAACACCGGTCACGGCATGGTGGTAGGCCATCCGGAAGCCGTCATCACCAGCGTGTCCGACGAGCACGGCGTGATCGCCGCGCCGGACGCGAGCGCTTTCGCCATCGGTCAGACGTTGCGCGTCATTCCCAACCACATCTGTCCCTGCGTCAATCTCTACGACCATGCCTTCGCCGCGCGGGAGGGTATCGTTGAGGCCGTTTGGCACGTCACCGCGCGCGGCCGCAGCCAGTAG
- a CDS encoding CoA-acylating methylmalonate-semialdehyde dehydrogenase: MGAEVRRLSNWINGEWVESASTDRLDADNPATGEVIASVPLSTESEIDAAVQAAKAAFPAWRDTPAVDRGRVLFRLHSLMRDRFEELSRTVTIENGKTLEEARGEVLRAVENVEVAAGIPTLQQGSFSSDISAAIDEHSIREPLGVFAQIGPFNFPAMVPFWFAPLAVACGNTFVTKPSQKTPLSQTLLTELTAEAGFPPGVMNLVHGEGEQAQALSAHPDVAGVSFVGSTPVARAVYETATRHGKRAQCQGGAKNHLVVLPDADLDAAIPNICGSTYGCAGQRCLAGSVVVTVGDVREELTERLVEATSSIRLGDGLDPDTGMGPVISAESRDRAFTYIDQAIKGGAEMLLDGRGATVEGLPGGYWVGATVLHEVTPDMPVVRDEIFGPVVSLMHAETLQDAIDMVEASPFGNAATLYTNSGGAAREFTRQVNVGNVGINVGVAAPMAFYPFGGRKQSFFGDIHAQSTELVRFYTDPKVVITRWPDKSDGRDPWD; encoded by the coding sequence ATGGGCGCTGAGGTCAGGCGGCTGAGCAACTGGATCAATGGCGAGTGGGTGGAATCGGCCAGCACCGATCGCCTGGACGCCGACAATCCGGCGACGGGCGAGGTGATCGCGAGCGTCCCGCTGTCGACCGAGTCTGAGATCGACGCGGCCGTGCAGGCGGCCAAGGCGGCCTTTCCGGCCTGGCGCGACACCCCGGCCGTCGATCGCGGACGGGTGCTATTTCGGCTGCATTCGCTGATGCGGGACCGGTTCGAGGAGCTCTCCCGCACCGTGACCATCGAGAACGGCAAGACGCTGGAAGAAGCCCGAGGAGAGGTCTTGCGGGCCGTCGAAAATGTCGAGGTGGCCGCAGGAATCCCAACCTTGCAGCAAGGCTCGTTTTCCAGCGACATCTCGGCGGCCATCGACGAGCACTCGATCCGCGAACCGCTGGGCGTATTTGCGCAGATCGGACCGTTCAACTTTCCAGCGATGGTGCCCTTCTGGTTCGCGCCGCTGGCGGTGGCCTGCGGCAACACCTTCGTGACCAAGCCCTCGCAAAAGACGCCGCTGAGCCAGACGCTGCTCACGGAGCTGACGGCGGAAGCGGGATTCCCGCCCGGAGTGATGAACCTGGTGCATGGCGAAGGCGAGCAGGCGCAGGCGCTGAGCGCGCATCCCGACGTGGCCGGGGTGTCGTTCGTGGGCTCGACGCCGGTGGCGCGGGCGGTGTACGAAACCGCCACCCGTCACGGCAAGCGGGCGCAGTGCCAGGGCGGGGCGAAGAATCACCTGGTGGTGCTGCCGGACGCCGACCTGGACGCCGCGATTCCGAATATCTGCGGTTCGACCTATGGCTGCGCCGGCCAAAGATGCCTGGCCGGGTCGGTGGTGGTGACGGTGGGCGACGTGCGCGAGGAGCTCACGGAACGGCTGGTCGAAGCAACATCTTCAATTCGGTTGGGTGACGGGCTCGATCCCGACACGGGCATGGGCCCGGTGATTTCCGCCGAGTCGCGCGACCGCGCGTTCACGTATATCGATCAAGCGATCAAAGGCGGCGCTGAAATGCTGCTCGACGGGCGCGGCGCGACGGTCGAGGGGCTGCCGGGCGGCTATTGGGTGGGCGCGACGGTGCTGCACGAGGTGACCCCCGACATGCCGGTGGTGCGCGACGAGATCTTCGGGCCGGTGGTGAGCCTGATGCACGCCGAGACGCTGCAGGACGCCATCGACATGGTAGAAGCCAGCCCCTTCGGCAACGCCGCCACGCTCTACACCAACAGCGGCGGCGCGGCGCGCGAGTTCACGCGGCAAGTGAACGTCGGCAATGTCGGCATCAACGTCGGCGTGGCGGCGCCGATGGCCTTCTATCCCTTTGGCGGACGCAAGCAATCGTTCTTCGGCGACATCCACGCCCAGTCCACCGAGCTGGTGCGGTTCTAC